AAAGCGCTTCAGCACGAGGTTCTTGCCCACATAGGCTTCGGCGACGATGAGCTGATCGACGTCGAGATTGTGGTTGTTCTCAGCATTCGCGATGGCCGACTGAAGCGTCTTCTTCACGTCCTGCGCGATGCGCTTGCGCGAGAAGGTGAGGTCTGCGAGAGCCTTGTCCACCTTCTTGCCGCGAATGAGTTGGGCGACGAGGTTCAGCTTCTGCGGGCTCACGCGAAGCGAACGCGCGACCGCCTGAGCTTCGTTATCCTTGATCCGCCGCTCTGTTTTCGGTTTCGACATGGCTACCTCTTCTTCGCCTTCTTGTCGGCGGAGTGGCCGTAATAGGTGCGCGTGGGCGCGAACTCGCCGAACTTGTGGCCGACCATGTCCTCGGAGACGAGCACCGGGATATGCTTCTGGCCATTGTGAACGGCGAAGGTCAGGCCGACAAACTGCGGCAGGATCGTCGAACGCCGGCTCCAGATCTTGATCGGCGCGTTGGATTTCTTATCGCGGGCGGCATCCGCCTTGGCGATCACATAGCCGTCGACAAACGGCCCTTTCCAGACTGAGCGTGTCATCGCGGCCTCTACTTCTTCTTCACGTGGCGGGCGCGGACGATAAACTTATCCGTGCGAATGTTCTT
This genomic window from Rhodomicrobium lacus contains:
- the rplV gene encoding 50S ribosomal protein L22; this encodes MSKPKTERRIKDNEAQAVARSLRVSPQKLNLVAQLIRGKKVDKALADLTFSRKRIAQDVKKTLQSAIANAENNHNLDVDQLIVAEAYVGKNLVLKRFHARARGRMGRIEKPFSQLTVVVREVQEQA
- the rpsS gene encoding 30S ribosomal protein S19; amino-acid sequence: MTRSVWKGPFVDGYVIAKADAARDKKSNAPIKIWSRRSTILPQFVGLTFAVHNGQKHIPVLVSEDMVGHKFGEFAPTRTYYGHSADKKAKKR